Proteins encoded in a region of the Rutidosis leptorrhynchoides isolate AG116_Rl617_1_P2 chromosome 9, CSIRO_AGI_Rlap_v1, whole genome shotgun sequence genome:
- the LOC139868778 gene encoding transcription factor HEC2-like, which produces MEMMTMMMELDKLPDPFSQPFQPDPSFMDIYFFNGSTSTTTHHRTQPSIYPNQEHITIPPSQFSISHDHCFPRPSWFHQKPDSVEAMREMIFRMAALQPVQIDPEAVKPPKRRNVKISKDPQSVAARHRRERISEKIRILQRLVPGGTKMDTASMLDEAVHYMKFLKKQVESLEHAAVNSSNTGGGETAISMPLLNNVVGYCPTTTNMMNDHHGGNNYESIDDDDHMVGSMELLK; this is translated from the coding sequence ATGGAGATGATGACAATGATGATGGAACTTGACAAACTCCCCGACCCATTTTCTCAACCATTTCAACCCGATCCATCTTTCATGGACATATACTTTTTCAACGGATCAActtccaccaccacccaccaccgtaCACAACCATCCATTTACCCTAATCAAGAACATATTACAATCCCACCATCACAATTCTCTATTTCTCATGATCACTGCTTCCCACGTCCGAGCTGGTTTCATCAAAAACCAGACTCGGTGGAAGCAATGAGGGAAATGATATTTCGGATGGCTGCACTGCAACCGGTTCAGATTGACCCAGAAGCAGTGAAGCCACCAAAAAGACGAAACGTCAAGATATCGAAGGATCCTCAAAGTGTGGCGGCTAGACATCGAAGAGAGAGGATTAGTGAAAAGATTAGAATATTGCAAAGATTAGTACCGGGTGGTACCAAGATGGATACGGCATCTATGTTAGATGAAGCGGTTCATTATATGAAGTTTTTGAAAAAACAAGTTGAGTCATTGGAACATGCGGCGGTTAATTCTAGTAACACTGGTGGTGGTGAGACAGCTATATCCATGCCACTGCTTAACAACGTTGTTGGATACTGTCCCACCACCACAAACATGATGAATGACCATCATGGTGGTAATAATTACGAGTctattgatgatgatgatcatatggTGGGATCTATGGAGTTACTCAAGTGA